The following proteins are encoded in a genomic region of Dyadobacter sp. UC 10:
- a CDS encoding aldo/keto reductase, with protein MQYRKVGNSDHPEKPDLELSVITFGAWAAGGWMWGGSERSEAVNAIRDSYDAGVTSIDTAPVYGQGLSEEIVGEAIKDISRDKVQILTKYGMRWDVTTGDFAMHSKNNEGQEIDIYKYAAKDSIIKECEDSLKRLGTDYIDLYQIHWHDKTTPIEETMEAVSLLIKQGKVRFAGVCNYDAALMREASQYINLVSDQVPYSMVKRGIEKELVPYCIEHEKSILAYSPMERGLLTGKMKPGHQFAADDHRASLYFFKDENLKRVNDFLAIIKPIADEKNATLGQLVLRWTVEQPGITIALAGARDSKQALENAAAIDISLSVDEINTITTHLNQLELVK; from the coding sequence ATGCAATACCGAAAAGTAGGTAATTCCGACCACCCTGAGAAACCTGATCTTGAACTATCTGTGATCACCTTCGGCGCCTGGGCTGCCGGGGGATGGATGTGGGGAGGATCGGAAAGAAGTGAAGCCGTGAATGCGATCCGTGATTCGTACGATGCGGGCGTGACTTCCATTGATACCGCGCCGGTGTACGGGCAGGGATTGAGTGAGGAAATTGTAGGTGAGGCGATTAAAGATATTTCCCGCGATAAAGTCCAGATCCTGACCAAGTATGGCATGCGCTGGGACGTCACGACCGGCGATTTTGCAATGCATAGCAAAAACAATGAAGGCCAGGAAATTGATATTTACAAATATGCCGCGAAAGACAGCATTATCAAGGAATGCGAAGACAGCCTGAAACGCCTCGGCACGGATTATATCGACCTTTATCAAATCCACTGGCACGATAAAACCACGCCGATCGAAGAAACGATGGAAGCCGTGAGCCTGCTCATAAAACAGGGAAAAGTTCGATTCGCTGGTGTGTGTAACTACGACGCAGCCTTAATGCGTGAAGCTTCCCAATACATTAATCTCGTTTCCGATCAGGTGCCTTACAGTATGGTGAAAAGAGGTATTGAAAAAGAACTGGTACCCTATTGCATTGAACACGAGAAATCTATCCTGGCATATAGTCCGATGGAACGTGGCTTGTTAACTGGCAAAATGAAGCCGGGGCATCAATTTGCAGCAGACGATCACCGCGCTTCTCTGTATTTTTTTAAAGACGAAAACCTGAAAAGGGTTAATGACTTTCTTGCTATAATAAAACCGATTGCCGACGAAAAGAATGCGACGCTCGGACAACTGGTTTTGCGCTGGACTGTGGAGCAACCTGGTATTACGATCGCGCTGGCAGGCGCCAGGGATTCTAAACAGGCCCTTGAAAATGCTGCCGCAATTGATATTTCGCTGAGCGTAGACGAAATCAATACGATCACAACACACTTAAATCAGCTGGAATTAGTTAAATAA
- a CDS encoding PQQ-dependent sugar dehydrogenase: protein MNKNSSVFKKYLPLALGGLLLSASVGLMSYNTPSNGPGKSFLAESDLKVDTVATGLTMPWASALLPNGDILVTERGGKLRLVSKGQLDATPVSGIPEVWYKGQGGLLDIALHPDYKTNGWIYISYSSPKKDGEEGDDGGANTALMRAKLKGKELTDIQHLFKALPNVKGNVHFGGRIVFDKKGYVFLSLGERGQKENSQNLSKDQGKVVRLFEDGKIPTDNPFVKTAGAKPEIWTYGHRNPQGMVIHPTTGVIWEHEHGPQGGDELNIVEKGKNYGWPLITFGIDYDNSIISKDTAKAGLEQPVIYWRPSIAPCGMTFVSSDKFKDWKGDLIVGSLKFMQLQHLTIKGNKVTKREVIFDKIGRVRDVRQGWDGNIYVVLENSGKVVRISPKS, encoded by the coding sequence ATGAACAAAAATTCTTCTGTTTTCAAGAAATACCTTCCGCTCGCGCTGGGAGGTTTATTATTGTCTGCCTCCGTCGGATTGATGAGCTACAACACCCCTTCAAACGGTCCAGGCAAAAGTTTTCTGGCAGAATCCGACCTGAAAGTGGATACAGTGGCAACTGGCCTGACCATGCCCTGGGCTTCTGCATTGCTTCCTAACGGCGATATTTTAGTAACTGAACGTGGTGGAAAATTGCGCCTGGTTTCGAAAGGCCAGCTAGATGCTACGCCTGTTTCAGGTATCCCGGAAGTTTGGTATAAAGGGCAAGGCGGCTTGCTGGATATTGCGCTGCACCCGGATTATAAGACAAATGGCTGGATCTATATCAGCTATTCTTCTCCTAAAAAGGATGGTGAAGAAGGCGACGATGGCGGCGCAAATACGGCATTGATGCGCGCAAAATTGAAAGGCAAAGAGCTGACCGATATTCAGCATTTGTTCAAGGCGCTGCCGAATGTAAAAGGGAATGTCCACTTTGGCGGTCGCATTGTTTTTGATAAAAAAGGCTACGTATTTCTTTCTTTGGGAGAAAGAGGCCAGAAGGAAAATTCGCAGAACCTGAGCAAAGACCAGGGAAAAGTGGTAAGGCTATTTGAAGACGGAAAAATCCCTACTGATAATCCATTTGTAAAAACAGCAGGTGCAAAACCTGAGATCTGGACTTATGGTCACCGTAACCCGCAGGGAATGGTAATCCACCCGACTACCGGCGTGATCTGGGAACATGAGCACGGTCCACAAGGCGGAGACGAGTTGAATATCGTAGAAAAAGGCAAGAACTACGGCTGGCCGCTGATCACTTTTGGGATCGATTATGACAACAGTATTATTTCAAAAGATACTGCAAAGGCAGGTTTGGAACAGCCGGTGATTTATTGGAGACCTTCTATCGCGCCTTGCGGAATGACTTTCGTTTCGAGCGACAAATTCAAAGACTGGAAAGGCGACCTGATCGTAGGTTCATTGAAGTTCATGCAGCTGCAACACCTTACTATTAAAGGGAATAAGGTGACCAAGCGCGAGGTAATTTTTGACAAGATCGGCCGCGTCCGCGACGTGCGACAGGGTTGGGACGGCAACATTTATGTAGTACTTGAAAACTCAGGTAAAGTGGTGCGTATCAGCCCAAAAAGCTAA
- a CDS encoding c-type cytochrome, which translates to MKSILFLLSGIVFCSAVFPVQDEELAKSIERGKMVYSENCISCHMGTGEGVTATFPPLAKSDYFMENPENGIKAVKFGLMGKVKVNGVDYDNMMPNPGLGNDEIADVMNYIMNSWGNSSEKKMVTEKMVEAVEEKK; encoded by the coding sequence ATGAAATCAATTTTGTTTTTACTTTCCGGAATTGTCTTTTGCTCCGCCGTTTTTCCGGTTCAGGACGAAGAGCTTGCCAAAAGCATAGAACGCGGCAAAATGGTTTATTCGGAAAACTGCATTAGTTGTCACATGGGCACGGGCGAGGGTGTCACAGCTACTTTTCCACCTCTGGCCAAATCTGATTATTTCATGGAAAACCCGGAAAACGGGATCAAAGCCGTCAAATTCGGATTGATGGGCAAAGTCAAGGTGAACGGTGTTGACTATGACAATATGATGCCCAATCCCGGACTGGGAAATGACGAGATCGCCGATGTGATGAATTACATTATGAACTCATGGGGCAACTCTTCTGAGAAGAAAATGGTAACCGAGAAAATGGTGGAAGCTGTGGAAGAAAAGAAATAG
- a CDS encoding TonB-dependent receptor, protein MKKIYSLLLLLVTTASAFAQTGRVTGQILSSDGQPAQSVSVGIKGSSKGDISDSQGKFTIERLKAGAYVLLVSFVGSETLEKPVDVIAGETAEVSITLLESANQLQEVIVKGGNLYNNEKLSPSLKLLTPILETPQNVQVVTSKALEDQQIISMSDGLIRNVSGATRLEHWGDMYTNISMRGSQIQAFRNGFNVVNSFWGPLTEDMSFVDHIEFVKGPAGFMLANGDPSGLYNVVTKKPTGETKGEASFTIGSFDLYRATLDLDGKLSKDGKFLYRLNLAGQNKGSFRPNEYNNRYSIAPVITYQIDKKTKLTAEYSLQYAKMADVGSYYAFSPEGYATFPRDYTSTPAGLAPTKITDHSIFVNLQHEFSKDWKITGQLAYLNYKMAGSSQWPWLVNADATMQRGVGIWDAKSEMTLGQVFVNGKVTTGGVVHRLLGGIDVGTKEYYADWAQSSPLDTLGGLFNPKAPFYGTPNNGYPVFDRTLNLEARAVNAGGLMDQKYTGLYLQDELGFVDNKIRLTIAGRYTNLSQAQWGAAPDKANHFTPRLGLSVSIDKNTSVYALYDQAFLPQSGRLSSGGKVQPITGNNTEFGLKRDWAEGRWNTTLAFYRILKNNELTGDPTRPANSGFSVELGQKRAQGIEFDVRGTILPGLNLTANYAYTNSEVTKVTEGVEVAKVGDPVPGFAKHTANGWLSYKVQKGALKGAGISGGFTYQGDRATSTWSNTDDTYNLPDYFKLDGGLFWEKDKIRLTVNVFNILDKYLYSGGTYNFTTDAGDPITSYYWQAEPPRNYRLSIAYKF, encoded by the coding sequence ATGAAAAAAATTTATTCACTCCTTCTGTTGCTCGTGACGACTGCTTCGGCCTTCGCGCAAACTGGCAGAGTTACAGGGCAGATATTGAGTTCTGATGGGCAGCCGGCCCAGTCAGTTTCGGTAGGTATTAAAGGATCTTCAAAAGGTGACATTTCCGACTCTCAAGGAAAATTCACAATTGAGCGGTTGAAAGCAGGCGCCTATGTTTTGCTCGTCAGCTTTGTTGGCTCGGAAACTTTGGAAAAACCGGTAGACGTGATTGCCGGCGAAACTGCCGAGGTTTCCATTACGCTTCTGGAAAGTGCTAATCAATTACAGGAAGTAATTGTAAAAGGAGGAAATTTATACAACAACGAGAAGCTCTCCCCAAGCCTCAAATTGCTGACACCAATTCTTGAAACGCCTCAGAATGTACAGGTCGTAACTTCAAAAGCATTGGAAGATCAGCAGATTATCAGTATGAGCGACGGTTTGATCCGCAACGTAAGCGGCGCTACCCGCCTCGAGCACTGGGGAGATATGTATACCAATATCAGTATGCGTGGGTCGCAGATCCAGGCTTTCCGAAATGGTTTCAATGTAGTAAACTCATTCTGGGGACCTTTAACCGAGGATATGAGCTTTGTAGATCACATTGAATTTGTAAAAGGTCCGGCTGGTTTTATGCTGGCAAATGGTGACCCAAGTGGACTTTATAACGTAGTTACCAAAAAACCAACCGGCGAAACCAAAGGTGAGGCGAGCTTTACAATAGGCAGTTTCGACCTGTACCGCGCCACGCTTGACCTGGATGGCAAGCTTAGCAAAGATGGAAAGTTCCTCTACCGGCTCAACCTGGCAGGACAAAACAAAGGTTCTTTCCGCCCGAACGAGTACAATAACCGTTACAGCATTGCGCCGGTCATTACTTATCAGATCGACAAAAAAACAAAACTGACCGCCGAGTATTCGCTGCAATATGCCAAAATGGCGGACGTTGGTTCCTATTATGCTTTCTCGCCCGAAGGATACGCTACCTTCCCGAGAGATTATACCTCCACGCCTGCGGGACTCGCTCCAACCAAGATCACAGATCACAGCATTTTCGTTAATCTGCAACACGAGTTCAGTAAAGACTGGAAGATAACCGGTCAGCTTGCTTACCTGAATTACAAAATGGCAGGCAGCAGCCAGTGGCCGTGGCTGGTCAACGCTGACGCGACCATGCAGCGGGGTGTAGGCATTTGGGATGCGAAGAGCGAAATGACGCTTGGACAGGTGTTTGTGAATGGTAAGGTAACCACTGGCGGCGTTGTACATCGCCTTCTGGGAGGTATCGATGTGGGTACAAAAGAATACTACGCCGACTGGGCACAATCATCACCACTAGACACATTGGGTGGCCTTTTTAATCCGAAGGCTCCGTTTTACGGCACACCCAACAACGGTTATCCCGTTTTTGACCGTACGCTCAACCTGGAAGCCCGTGCAGTCAATGCAGGTGGTTTGATGGACCAGAAATATACAGGCCTTTATCTGCAGGATGAACTCGGATTTGTGGACAACAAAATCAGACTGACGATCGCCGGACGCTATACCAATCTGAGCCAGGCACAATGGGGCGCTGCGCCGGACAAGGCAAACCACTTTACTCCCCGCCTCGGCCTCAGCGTTTCGATCGACAAAAACACGTCGGTATATGCTTTATACGATCAGGCTTTCCTGCCCCAATCGGGACGTTTGAGCAGCGGCGGAAAGGTGCAGCCGATTACAGGTAACAATACCGAATTTGGTTTAAAGAGAGACTGGGCGGAGGGACGCTGGAATACAACCCTGGCATTTTACCGCATTCTTAAAAACAATGAGCTCACCGGTGATCCAACCCGGCCTGCCAACTCCGGTTTCAGTGTGGAACTGGGCCAAAAACGGGCACAGGGAATTGAGTTCGACGTTCGCGGCACGATCCTGCCCGGCCTGAACCTGACTGCAAATTATGCTTACACCAACTCCGAAGTGACCAAGGTTACAGAGGGAGTAGAGGTAGCGAAAGTAGGCGATCCGGTTCCGGGTTTTGCAAAACATACTGCCAATGGCTGGCTAAGCTATAAAGTTCAAAAGGGAGCGTTAAAAGGCGCGGGCATCTCCGGCGGATTCACCTACCAGGGAGATCGCGCCACTTCTACATGGAGCAATACCGATGATACTTACAACCTGCCGGATTATTTCAAATTGGATGGTGGACTGTTTTGGGAAAAAGACAAAATTCGCCTGACGGTCAATGTATTCAACATCCTGGATAAATACCTGTACAGTGGCGGAACTTACAATTTTACTACCGACGCCGGCGACCCGATTACATCCTATTACTGGCAGGCAGAACCTCCGAGAAATTACCGTTTGAGCATTGCTTACAAGTTCTAG
- a CDS encoding gluconokinase gives MPYLIGCDIGTTNAKSVAFDSVSGDILVSHSEGYEMNHPRPDWSEEDPEEIFQAVCKTLQKVVAELDGSELLGVSFSAAMHGVLALDKNGKKLTELVIWADNRSSDIAVKLRASQVGKKIYNNNGTPIHAMTPICKLLWFKKHEPDLYKKTSRFIGIKEYVIYRLTGQYLVDYSIASATGMFNIRELQWDPYTLKKLGLKSEKLSKAVSPYHIEKVPAENEAKLPAGTPLIMGASDGCLANLGSGAIRTGSMAVTIGTSAAVRICSDKPYSDPLMQTFCYVLDEHTYIVGGPSNNGAVIFEWLVNTFFPNEEFDTVFEEASKIDPGAEGLQFYPYLLGERAPLWSSLVRGGFSGLDIRHTRAHFARAVMEGIMLNLYSIGKILLEMQQIDTIYANGGFARSPIWVQMLADIFGIKIKLNETVETGAVGAAMMGLKALGINRHFSEMASFTTVGQEFDPKDTVHKTYDSLQEKFSKGAQLMLSHAI, from the coding sequence ATGCCCTATTTGATCGGTTGTGATATCGGCACAACAAATGCAAAATCCGTCGCTTTTGATTCTGTTTCCGGTGATATACTGGTTTCTCACAGTGAAGGTTACGAAATGAACCACCCCAGGCCCGACTGGAGTGAAGAGGATCCCGAAGAGATTTTTCAGGCGGTTTGTAAGACACTTCAGAAAGTGGTTGCCGAGCTGGATGGCAGTGAACTGCTGGGAGTAAGTTTCAGCGCCGCCATGCATGGTGTGCTGGCACTCGATAAAAATGGAAAGAAGCTGACAGAATTGGTGATCTGGGCCGATAACCGCAGTTCTGATATTGCTGTTAAACTACGTGCTTCACAGGTGGGCAAGAAGATATACAACAATAACGGTACGCCAATCCACGCCATGACGCCGATTTGTAAGCTACTCTGGTTCAAAAAGCACGAGCCAGATCTGTACAAGAAAACCAGCCGGTTTATCGGGATCAAGGAATATGTGATTTACAGACTGACCGGGCAGTACCTAGTCGATTATTCTATCGCGTCGGCAACCGGCATGTTTAATATCAGGGAGTTGCAGTGGGACCCCTATACATTAAAAAAGCTGGGCTTAAAGTCGGAAAAGCTTTCGAAGGCAGTATCCCCGTATCACATTGAAAAGGTTCCGGCGGAAAATGAAGCAAAGCTACCCGCAGGGACGCCACTGATTATGGGCGCCAGCGACGGTTGTCTTGCCAATCTCGGAAGCGGTGCGATCCGCACGGGCTCGATGGCGGTGACGATCGGGACCAGTGCGGCGGTGCGAATCTGTTCCGATAAACCCTATTCCGACCCGCTGATGCAGACTTTTTGCTATGTGCTCGACGAGCATACCTATATTGTCGGCGGTCCTTCCAACAACGGTGCCGTGATTTTTGAGTGGCTGGTCAATACATTTTTTCCAAACGAAGAATTCGATACCGTTTTTGAAGAAGCTTCAAAAATTGACCCTGGGGCCGAAGGGTTGCAGTTTTATCCTTACTTGCTCGGAGAGCGTGCCCCGCTATGGAGTTCGTTGGTGCGGGGCGGCTTTTCGGGGCTGGATATCAGACATACCCGCGCGCATTTCGCCCGCGCCGTCATGGAGGGCATTATGCTTAACTTGTACAGCATTGGAAAGATTTTGCTGGAAATGCAGCAAATTGATACGATTTATGCCAATGGAGGATTTGCCCGAAGTCCGATCTGGGTGCAAATGCTCGCTGATATTTTTGGTATAAAAATCAAACTGAACGAAACCGTCGAAACCGGGGCGGTAGGTGCTGCAATGATGGGATTGAAAGCGCTTGGGATCAACAGGCATTTTTCAGAAATGGCCTCATTCACGACAGTAGGGCAAGAATTTGACCCAAAAGATACAGTGCACAAGACTTACGATTCCTTACAGGAAAAATTCAGTAAAGGGGCGCAGTTAATGCTCTCTCACGCGATCTGA